A window from Natronorubrum aibiense encodes these proteins:
- a CDS encoding TRAM domain-containing protein, with protein sequence MEVPDNLLCLYNAELEEQDDSYVIEVPAREVSTNQIASGEVCRAAVLQRETRDTNNHSTESDRQNTAQSAPEPPVEEGERRTVTIEDVGDQGDGIARVERGYVIIVPDTKLGDQVVIEIENVRQNVAFADVVGQE encoded by the coding sequence ATGGAAGTTCCAGACAATCTGCTCTGCCTATACAATGCAGAACTCGAAGAACAGGACGACAGCTACGTAATCGAAGTACCTGCTCGTGAGGTTTCTACCAACCAGATCGCTTCAGGCGAAGTATGTCGAGCTGCAGTACTCCAAAGGGAGACAAGAGACACAAACAACCACTCGACAGAATCAGATCGACAGAACACGGCACAGTCTGCGCCAGAGCCACCTGTTGAAGAGGGTGAGCGGCGAACTGTGACGATTGAAGACGTCGGTGATCAAGGTGATGGAATAGCCCGCGTTGAACGGGGCTATGTCATCATTGTGCCGGATACCAAACTAGGTGACCAAGTAGTGATCGAAATCGAGAACGTCCGGCAGAACGTAGCTTTTGCTGACGTTGTCGGACAGGAGTAA
- a CDS encoding PadR family transcriptional regulator: MHDLTGFQRDLLYVIAGADQPSGQDVKEEVEQYYSTEINHGRLYPNLDTLVNKELVEKGQLDRRTNYYAITEAGREQIQQRREWEEQYVEF, from the coding sequence ATGCACGATTTGACCGGCTTCCAACGCGACCTCTTGTATGTGATCGCAGGCGCTGACCAGCCGTCCGGCCAAGACGTCAAAGAGGAAGTCGAGCAGTACTACAGTACCGAGATCAATCATGGCCGACTGTATCCAAATCTAGATACGCTTGTCAACAAGGAACTAGTCGAAAAAGGGCAGTTAGACCGCCGGACAAACTATTACGCAATCACAGAGGCCGGGCGTGAGCAGATCCAACAACGGCGTGAATGGGAAGAACAGTACGTCGAATTTTAA
- a CDS encoding ATP-binding protein → MTEHPTLAEFATNETTDSRPANQLSTDETVTMTADERVATYLIEDQMADLTDAIREAVQNGIDSPGSTRVLVSISPERSIILDDGAGVDLESTEGRRNLSVLGAGSKQRSDDETIGEWGIGKGAIIAKGAVRIWSHDTALCFDYRDRRDSRPWADVSGRDGQLVDAEHHLEGMLVKIDHYEDEVPDPDSYRWRRYVRDLRKRFAYVQSRTGVSVVINGEPVDKGDPLEAVADSPHPSLTRETEDAILALEYTPHEGLDIYSNGLYVTTKREYGLGGVVVSKGNLTLNFARNDIQSGCDRWQRIDSALEQARDDLYAEVSDDRLTAESREVMIEAMASESSDEQWADRKLFQLATESRISLEEIQAAPKIGWVDGAQKGADKLVERGYVVLDTSDAATQRLRDLATDEDTSITMPKTFDVGEQAESEGVWTGYHRIEDESQLNADQRRYLRFARVLAKELGIERDVYYGEASADAWTDGRTYIVVTDSAVTSRQRAVWMHDLYLVMLHEAAHETSSRDRPSHGHHFESTFRSLVEDPGNRSSFAELVQQIVDEGFESVFEEYGVGL, encoded by the coding sequence ATGACAGAACATCCGACGTTAGCAGAGTTCGCTACGAACGAAACGACTGACTCGAGGCCGGCCAACCAGCTATCGACTGACGAGACCGTGACGATGACCGCTGACGAGCGGGTCGCAACGTACCTCATTGAGGATCAGATGGCGGATCTCACAGACGCAATTCGTGAAGCTGTCCAAAATGGCATCGACAGCCCAGGGTCAACCCGCGTCCTAGTCAGTATCTCACCTGAGCGGTCGATCATCCTCGATGATGGTGCTGGCGTCGACCTCGAGTCAACCGAAGGGCGGCGCAACCTCTCAGTACTCGGCGCAGGAAGCAAGCAGCGCTCTGACGACGAGACAATCGGAGAGTGGGGAATTGGAAAGGGTGCGATCATCGCGAAAGGCGCCGTTCGCATCTGGAGTCACGACACCGCACTGTGCTTTGACTACCGAGATCGACGCGATTCTAGACCATGGGCAGACGTCAGCGGTCGCGATGGCCAGCTCGTGGACGCTGAGCATCATCTCGAGGGAATGCTCGTCAAGATCGATCACTACGAAGATGAGGTTCCGGATCCGGACAGCTACCGCTGGCGGCGCTACGTTCGTGATCTTCGCAAGCGCTTCGCGTACGTGCAGTCCCGAACGGGCGTCTCGGTCGTGATCAACGGCGAGCCAGTCGATAAGGGTGATCCACTCGAAGCAGTGGCCGACTCGCCACACCCGTCGCTCACACGCGAAACTGAGGATGCGATCCTCGCACTCGAGTACACACCCCACGAGGGACTCGATATCTACAGCAACGGTCTGTACGTGACGACGAAACGCGAGTACGGACTCGGTGGTGTGGTCGTCTCGAAAGGGAATCTGACGCTGAACTTTGCGCGTAACGACATCCAATCCGGCTGTGACCGCTGGCAGCGGATCGACAGCGCACTCGAGCAGGCACGTGACGATCTATATGCTGAGGTCTCGGACGATCGGCTGACTGCCGAGAGTCGGGAAGTGATGATCGAAGCGATGGCGTCCGAGTCATCGGACGAGCAGTGGGCAGATCGCAAGCTATTCCAGCTGGCAACGGAGTCCCGCATCAGCCTCGAAGAGATCCAGGCGGCCCCGAAAATTGGGTGGGTCGACGGAGCCCAGAAAGGCGCGGACAAACTCGTCGAACGTGGTTACGTCGTCCTCGATACGAGTGATGCGGCAACCCAGCGGCTTCGCGACCTTGCCACCGACGAGGACACATCGATAACGATGCCAAAGACATTTGATGTTGGCGAGCAAGCAGAGTCAGAAGGTGTCTGGACGGGCTATCATCGCATCGAGGACGAATCGCAGTTGAACGCTGATCAGCGGCGGTATCTTCGCTTCGCTCGAGTGCTCGCAAAGGAGCTTGGGATTGAACGAGATGTGTACTACGGCGAGGCGAGTGCCGATGCCTGGACCGATGGCAGGACGTACATCGTGGTCACCGACTCGGCTGTGACGAGTCGTCAGCGTGCGGTCTGGATGCACGACCTGTATTTGGTGATGCTGCATGAGGCGGCGCATGAGACCTCGAGTCGGGATCGGCCTTCTCATGGGCATCACTTCGAGAGCACGTTTCGGTCGCTCGTTGAGGATCCTGGGAATCGAAGTTCGTTCGCTGAACTCGTCCAGCAGATCGTCGACGAGGGATTCGAGTCTGTGTTCGAAGAGTACGGGGTGGGGCTCTAG
- a CDS encoding DUF7437 domain-containing protein, whose translation MSTKEADWNTPLDTGGEAFELLRNARKAWIYTYIRHNAETTTDDVVDSLEIPQRTAYDYINDLESAGFIEQSNEGRPARYTAREVDLQLVQDDVQRQITPALIEAIARREKDGDMDTYIERHGLDGLAVALEYAREYVDGSVTHRIMAREQDLSPLEAAIILDALSPIVEE comes from the coding sequence ATGTCCACAAAAGAAGCAGATTGGAATACGCCTCTCGATACTGGAGGTGAGGCATTTGAACTCCTTAGGAACGCCCGGAAAGCGTGGATCTATACCTATATCCGTCACAACGCGGAAACTACGACCGACGACGTTGTCGATTCCCTTGAGATCCCACAGCGGACTGCCTACGACTATATCAACGACCTCGAGTCTGCAGGATTCATTGAACAGTCGAACGAGGGACGGCCCGCACGATATACTGCCCGTGAAGTCGATCTTCAACTTGTTCAGGATGATGTCCAACGGCAGATCACGCCGGCATTGATTGAGGCGATTGCACGCCGAGAGAAAGATGGGGATATGGATACGTACATTGAACGCCACGGTTTAGACGGGCTTGCGGTCGCTCTCGAGTATGCTCGGGAATATGTTGATGGATCCGTAACCCATCGAATTATGGCTCGAGAGCAGGACCTCTCGCCGTTAGAGGCAGCTATCATTCTGGATGCACTTTCCCCAATTGTTGAAGAGTGA
- a CDS encoding RNA-guided endonuclease InsQ/TnpB family protein: MAEVVRNIQVKLNIPESRHSDVDQTFEQFRQAAQHVADYGWDDGPDHLVKAKNKLHKATYTEVREKTNLQSSLVQSARNLAATALGNCKDLLNDDKNTSKPEFRGTVIVYNGRTITYNDDHVTLATTGDRVTAEYVLPHDDEGTLFEDYWDDEEWKKKEATLHKRDGEYYLHVAVEKEVEPISSDEKTENGVVLGVDLNVDGYLAVTSTGAFLGNANELNHKRDEYERRRGNLQQTGTRSAHLTIQSIGGRFAEWSRHRLHAVSNGIIREAVENDCTHIAFERLKYIWTRLSNGSKFQQWAFREIQRQVEYKAEEHGIEVDTVTPQYTSQRCSHGECGFTHEENRDGDEFECLKCGKELHADYNAARNVAWRLVQNWLKSGAGRATSQLALKSGTVNANGDFTPPLNGGRVRVH; encoded by the coding sequence ATGGCAGAGGTGGTCAGGAACATCCAAGTCAAACTCAACATCCCCGAGTCACGACACTCGGATGTTGACCAGACGTTCGAGCAGTTCCGTCAAGCTGCCCAACACGTTGCAGACTACGGCTGGGACGACGGCCCAGACCATCTCGTTAAAGCCAAAAACAAACTCCACAAAGCCACATACACCGAAGTCCGCGAGAAAACCAATCTCCAATCCAGCCTCGTCCAATCCGCCAGAAACCTCGCTGCGACCGCCCTCGGGAACTGCAAAGACTTGCTCAACGACGATAAGAACACGAGCAAACCCGAGTTCCGAGGCACGGTCATCGTGTACAACGGACGCACCATCACGTACAACGACGACCATGTGACACTCGCCACCACAGGCGACCGCGTGACAGCCGAGTACGTCCTCCCACACGACGACGAAGGCACGCTGTTTGAGGACTACTGGGACGACGAGGAGTGGAAGAAAAAAGAGGCCACACTCCACAAGCGAGATGGCGAGTACTATCTCCACGTCGCAGTCGAGAAAGAAGTTGAACCTATTTCTAGCGACGAGAAGACCGAGAACGGAGTGGTTCTCGGTGTTGACCTCAACGTGGACGGATACCTCGCCGTCACCAGTACTGGAGCGTTCCTCGGGAACGCGAATGAGTTGAATCACAAGCGCGACGAGTACGAGCGTCGTCGTGGAAACCTGCAACAGACGGGCACGCGCTCAGCGCACCTCACCATCCAATCAATCGGGGGCAGGTTTGCCGAGTGGAGTCGTCATCGCCTACACGCCGTGTCGAACGGCATCATCCGAGAGGCCGTTGAAAACGACTGTACGCACATCGCGTTCGAGCGGTTGAAGTACATTTGGACGCGTCTCTCGAACGGTTCCAAGTTCCAGCAGTGGGCGTTCCGCGAGATTCAACGACAGGTCGAGTACAAGGCCGAAGAACACGGCATCGAAGTGGATACCGTGACCCCACAGTACACGTCGCAACGATGTAGTCACGGTGAGTGTGGATTTACGCACGAAGAAAACCGAGACGGTGATGAGTTCGAGTGCTTGAAGTGCGGTAAGGAGTTGCATGCGGATTACAACGCTGCGCGAAATGTGGCGTGGCGTCTTGTCCAGAACTGGCTCAAGTCTGGTGCTGGACGGGCTACCAGTCAACTAGCCCTCAAATCAGGAACGGTGAACGCGAACGGCGATTTCACGCCTCCGCTTAACGGCGGCAGAGTGAGAGTTCACTGA
- a CDS encoding DUF7342 family protein, with translation MTKRPDPPNDASRQWDSDRTTFQRVYDVLVGTTDPVSAQQFAEWARCSETGARQALEQLVEMGIAERTGNRPAQYQRNPSYFQWKRVETLAREHSAGELRSRLSELIDADQDLQETYGVPDPDAVVISDDPTEGHEALHDRWDDLTKWRTIRQDIMILKRAVQRAESSNNGRAQSNT, from the coding sequence ATGACAAAACGACCAGACCCACCAAACGATGCGTCAAGACAGTGGGATTCGGATCGGACGACGTTCCAGCGTGTCTACGACGTTCTTGTCGGCACTACCGATCCTGTTTCTGCACAACAGTTCGCAGAGTGGGCTCGCTGTTCTGAGACCGGTGCTCGTCAGGCACTCGAGCAACTTGTTGAGATGGGGATTGCAGAACGAACGGGAAACCGCCCCGCTCAGTATCAACGTAATCCGTCGTACTTTCAGTGGAAGCGTGTCGAAACGCTTGCACGCGAGCACAGTGCAGGTGAGCTTCGCTCACGTTTGTCAGAACTCATTGACGCAGACCAGGACCTTCAGGAAACGTATGGGGTCCCAGATCCGGATGCTGTCGTCATCTCTGATGATCCTACCGAAGGTCACGAAGCGCTTCATGACCGATGGGACGACCTCACAAAATGGCGGACGATTCGTCAAGATATTATGATCTTGAAACGTGCCGTTCAACGGGCCGAGTCGTCAAATAATGGTCGAGCCCAATCAAATACGTGA
- a CDS encoding ArdC-like ssDNA-binding domain-containing protein translates to MATSSSTRETFDDSDTRHDEMHSTIKTWIQDLVNEVDTAVSSEQFKQWLDVQSRFHDYSHRNTLLIKLQCPHATRVAGYRTWQNEFDRHVNEGETAIWIWAPIIAKQCPECGNSPSYHERSDCEYDDTESAEWNKGLVGFRPAPVFDISQTEGEPLPELETESNGNVGELVPALLEAASVLEVAVEVVSPRKWSHGSAKGVCQYRLEQQPLVEVRDRENEADLAVTLVHEYAHALLHGGIDTEDERSKRELEAEAVAYIVGRYFGLDTSGSAFYLAAWEGDEPETVLDQLERISSTSQDIIDVADEVMAGTN, encoded by the coding sequence ATGGCTACGAGCAGCAGCACCCGGGAGACGTTCGACGATTCGGACACCCGGCACGACGAGATGCACAGTACGATCAAAACATGGATTCAGGACCTCGTCAATGAGGTCGATACCGCCGTCTCGAGCGAGCAATTCAAACAGTGGTTGGATGTCCAGAGTCGCTTCCATGATTACTCGCACCGAAACACGCTGTTGATCAAACTTCAGTGTCCGCACGCAACGCGCGTTGCCGGCTACCGAACGTGGCAGAACGAGTTCGATCGGCACGTGAATGAGGGTGAAACAGCAATCTGGATCTGGGCACCCATCATTGCGAAACAGTGTCCTGAATGTGGGAACTCACCGTCGTACCACGAACGCAGCGACTGTGAGTATGACGACACTGAGTCTGCCGAGTGGAACAAGGGACTCGTCGGCTTTCGACCAGCACCAGTCTTCGATATATCGCAGACAGAAGGCGAACCACTTCCGGAACTCGAGACCGAATCGAACGGCAACGTCGGCGAATTGGTCCCAGCACTCCTCGAGGCGGCGTCCGTACTCGAGGTAGCTGTCGAGGTCGTGTCTCCTCGAAAGTGGTCTCACGGCAGCGCCAAGGGCGTCTGTCAGTACCGCCTAGAGCAGCAGCCACTCGTGGAAGTCCGCGATCGTGAAAACGAGGCTGATCTCGCCGTCACACTCGTTCACGAGTACGCGCACGCACTGCTGCACGGTGGTATTGATACTGAAGACGAACGGTCAAAGCGTGAACTCGAGGCCGAGGCCGTTGCCTACATCGTCGGTCGGTATTTCGGGCTGGACACGAGTGGGTCAGCGTTCTACCTCGCCGCGTGGGAGGGGGACGAACCGGAGACGGTCCTCGATCAACTCGAGCGGATTAGTTCGACTTCTCAGGATATCATCGACGTCGCCGACGAGGTGATGGCCGGAACAAACTGA
- a CDS encoding PadR family transcriptional regulator, translated as MYDLTGFQRDLLYAIAGHDEPHGLAIKDELENYYKKDIHAGRLYPNLDTLVDKGLVDKGTVDRRTNYYSLTRRGRRETEARREWEQQYVGELLADS; from the coding sequence ATGTACGACTTGACTGGCTTTCAACGCGACTTGCTCTATGCAATCGCTGGCCACGACGAGCCACACGGACTCGCGATCAAAGATGAACTCGAGAACTACTACAAAAAGGATATTCACGCCGGGCGACTGTATCCAAACCTCGACACACTTGTCGACAAAGGACTTGTCGATAAAGGGACGGTCGATCGGCGAACGAACTACTACTCACTAACGCGTCGTGGTCGACGCGAGACTGAAGCACGACGCGAATGGGAACAACAGTATGTTGGTGAGCTGCTCGCAGACTCGTAG
- a CDS encoding HalOD1 output domain-containing protein, which yields MKSHYDPQIITDGGTEIFIKREPNEPVSQTIIRGIAEIERVPECNLSPLYNSVEPELLNRLMKHSQRHQSDLSIEFTYEGWTILVRGDKEIKITDGAFNCKNS from the coding sequence ATGAAAAGTCACTACGACCCACAAATAATTACAGATGGTGGGACTGAGATTTTTATAAAGAGAGAACCGAACGAACCGGTATCACAGACAATAATACGAGGGATTGCTGAAATAGAAAGAGTTCCTGAGTGCAATCTAAGTCCATTATATAATAGTGTCGAGCCAGAATTACTGAACAGACTGATGAAACATTCACAACGACATCAGTCAGATCTGTCCATTGAATTCACCTACGAGGGATGGACCATTCTGGTTAGGGGTGACAAGGAGATAAAAATCACCGATGGTGCATTCAATTGTAAAAACAGTTAG
- a CDS encoding DUF7568 family protein translates to MPRITNWTRESRTPTLAYRNTETGARAVLHRAPDSYAYKWRAVILVDGYPVWSQGFETKEATSVRDALRDKPAPELACPECPNDDVIVGQKSATGAKVQRWFDCPDCGYEAPSKIVYGAER, encoded by the coding sequence ATGCCTCGAATCACCAACTGGACACGAGAGAGTCGAACACCCACGCTAGCATATCGAAACACGGAGACTGGAGCGCGAGCCGTTTTGCATCGTGCACCGGACTCCTACGCGTACAAGTGGCGGGCAGTGATCCTCGTCGACGGCTATCCAGTGTGGTCGCAAGGCTTCGAGACGAAGGAGGCGACCAGCGTTCGGGATGCACTCCGGGACAAACCAGCCCCCGAACTCGCTTGTCCGGAGTGTCCAAACGACGACGTCATCGTCGGCCAGAAATCTGCCACTGGTGCGAAGGTCCAGCGATGGTTCGACTGTCCTGACTGTGGCTACGAAGCCCCCTCGAAGATCGTCTACGGCGCAGAACGCTAG
- a CDS encoding IS5 family transposase — protein MQTLPKSQLLRFVEQAFHLAQRAVSRYSSKYSKQRYTLHQHVVLLCLKIRKNTTYRTLLDEFIEMPRIRNAINLTELPDPSTLCKAFDRLDMAVWRVLLNLSVSLLLTNGVTGIDASGFDRTHASKHYTKRAKLTIQQLKVTLLVDTRANAILDLHVTTTRKHDTQITPSLINRNASEIGVLLGDKGYDDQQIRAMARENGVRPLIKHCDFSSLQKAWNARLDTELYGQRSQSETVNSRFKRRYGAFVRSRRWWKQFRELALACIVHNLDRAI, from the coding sequence ATGCAAACCCTCCCAAAGTCGCAGTTACTCCGGTTTGTCGAGCAAGCATTTCACCTCGCCCAGCGAGCAGTCTCACGATATTCCTCAAAGTACTCGAAACAACGCTACACGCTCCATCAGCACGTTGTTCTGCTATGTCTCAAAATTCGGAAGAACACGACCTATCGAACGCTCCTCGACGAATTCATTGAAATGCCTCGTATTCGGAACGCAATCAACCTCACCGAACTTCCTGACCCGTCAACGCTGTGCAAAGCGTTCGATAGACTCGATATGGCCGTTTGGCGGGTACTTCTCAATCTCTCTGTTTCACTGCTCCTGACTAACGGTGTTACGGGAATCGACGCTTCGGGCTTCGACCGAACCCATGCCTCAAAGCACTACACGAAACGGGCGAAACTGACGATTCAGCAGCTAAAAGTCACGCTCTTAGTCGATACGAGAGCAAACGCGATCCTCGATCTCCACGTCACAACGACCCGAAAACACGATACGCAGATCACACCGTCACTCATCAACCGCAACGCATCTGAAATCGGAGTTTTGCTTGGAGACAAGGGATACGACGATCAGCAGATTCGAGCGATGGCCCGCGAGAACGGGGTTCGTCCACTCATCAAACACTGTGATTTTTCCTCACTTCAGAAAGCGTGGAACGCCCGGTTGGATACTGAACTCTACGGCCAACGGAGCCAGAGCGAAACGGTGAACTCTCGATTCAAGCGAAGATACGGTGCGTTCGTCCGGTCACGACGCTGGTGGAAGCAGTTCCGTGAACTCGCCCTTGCGTGTATCGTTCATAATCTTGACCGAGCAATCTAA
- a CDS encoding GIDE domain-containing protein — translation MSTILLIVGVVLLVVAAFAGVYGRRQHRRSALLRDTETTDVRDIKSEGLIELKGTVRASSPFDSPIKGEESTLSAWEVEEWDEGGETEMWETRATGIHATSFELDDGTGRVRVDVGNHVNDPSAGTGIHDIQVGAIDVDRLLSTGVTVDNVLAALNSFSVEANVPPDSEPPERIAEFVQGEAIISPQTDSITNILDIGNKHGERRYYEGTLGPGDEIYLLGQAHATENATHPLKPEDVVVTPPDDSQLIISDKSKAELADSFKQYKYAYIGAVVAAIVGLGALAVGAGLL, via the coding sequence ATGTCCACCATACTACTCATCGTCGGCGTTGTCCTTCTGGTCGTTGCAGCGTTCGCCGGAGTCTACGGCCGCCGCCAACACCGTAGGAGTGCGCTTCTCAGAGATACCGAAACAACTGACGTACGGGATATTAAAAGCGAAGGACTCATCGAACTCAAGGGTACCGTCCGTGCGAGTAGCCCATTCGACTCTCCAATAAAAGGTGAAGAGAGCACATTATCGGCGTGGGAAGTCGAAGAGTGGGATGAAGGCGGTGAGACTGAAATGTGGGAGACGCGTGCCACGGGTATACATGCAACCTCATTCGAGCTTGACGATGGGACTGGGCGCGTCCGCGTGGACGTCGGCAACCATGTGAACGATCCATCAGCCGGCACCGGGATTCACGATATCCAGGTGGGGGCGATTGACGTTGACCGGCTTCTCTCAACCGGCGTGACCGTTGACAACGTTCTCGCCGCGCTCAATAGTTTCTCTGTCGAGGCCAACGTACCTCCTGACAGTGAACCGCCCGAGCGTATCGCAGAGTTCGTCCAAGGTGAGGCAATAATCTCCCCCCAGACCGACTCTATCACGAATATCCTTGATATCGGGAACAAACACGGCGAACGCCGATACTACGAGGGGACACTCGGTCCGGGCGATGAAATATACCTCCTCGGGCAGGCTCACGCCACCGAGAATGCGACACATCCTTTGAAACCCGAGGATGTTGTAGTCACGCCCCCTGACGACAGCCAGCTCATCATCTCTGATAAGTCCAAGGCGGAACTCGCGGACTCCTTCAAGCAATACAAGTATGCATACATCGGTGCTGTCGTCGCAGCAATCGTCGGACTTGGTGCTCTCGCTGTCGGTGCAGGTCTACTATAG
- a CDS encoding M48 family metallopeptidase produces MQRLWMTFGHWIRMLVASLIATSGIATLLVLEFVMIAAITVVFLALVPWALAVCLFLVVPWLVVATVYRWVIPAPLVVGRIGHDASVEAFEPLARSIANPDAREVLRWSGVAFGLLVTWFVGFVFVETSSLTPFQIVAPLAVVAGIVGSLFLTGRVVADELDEGGSVQRRLEEEVRILKRDELGSDDIERLKDLEARVDRLANQVGVPAPTVRLGRERMPIAATVGVRPQTSAIVVSRGLCEQLSDRELEGVLAHELAHLLNRDAAILTVLSIPRVKAHAMLENELEGNQSPYHHPAIAIPILVVASLSRWASTVVARYREYVADRGAVAITGDPAALASALETLDRDLASRPSSDLREHRSTTAFSIVPPPWEEHRFFDRTRQFVARRLFGTHPPTEKRVERIHARV; encoded by the coding sequence ATGCAACGACTGTGGATGACGTTCGGGCACTGGATTCGGATGCTGGTCGCCAGCCTTATCGCCACGTCTGGGATCGCGACGCTGCTCGTCCTCGAGTTCGTGATGATCGCGGCCATCACGGTAGTGTTCTTAGCGCTCGTTCCGTGGGCACTTGCTGTTTGTCTGTTTCTCGTCGTTCCCTGGCTCGTCGTCGCGACCGTTTACCGGTGGGTGATACCGGCCCCGCTCGTGGTCGGTCGTATCGGCCACGACGCTTCGGTCGAGGCGTTCGAACCGCTGGCACGCAGTATCGCGAATCCTGATGCCCGTGAGGTGCTTCGCTGGAGCGGCGTCGCCTTCGGACTGCTCGTCACCTGGTTCGTCGGTTTCGTTTTCGTCGAAACCAGTTCGCTGACGCCGTTTCAGATCGTCGCCCCGCTCGCTGTTGTCGCCGGGATCGTCGGTTCGCTCTTTCTGACCGGACGTGTCGTCGCCGATGAACTGGATGAGGGCGGCAGCGTCCAGCGACGACTCGAGGAGGAAGTCCGCATCCTCAAGCGAGACGAACTGGGCTCCGACGATATCGAACGTCTCAAAGACCTGGAGGCGCGCGTCGACCGACTCGCGAATCAGGTTGGCGTTCCGGCCCCGACCGTTCGCCTCGGTCGCGAGCGAATGCCGATCGCGGCCACCGTCGGCGTCCGGCCACAGACGTCGGCGATCGTCGTCTCGCGTGGACTCTGCGAGCAACTTTCGGACCGTGAACTCGAGGGCGTCCTCGCCCACGAACTCGCTCATCTGCTCAACCGCGACGCGGCGATACTGACGGTCCTGTCGATCCCGCGGGTGAAAGCCCACGCGATGCTCGAGAACGAACTTGAGGGCAATCAGAGCCCGTACCATCATCCAGCTATCGCGATTCCTATACTCGTCGTCGCCAGCCTGAGCCGGTGGGCCAGTACCGTCGTCGCTCGCTATCGCGAGTACGTCGCTGACCGCGGCGCCGTCGCGATCACCGGCGATCCCGCGGCGCTGGCAAGCGCCCTCGAGACGCTGGATCGCGACCTCGCTTCTCGTCCCTCGAGTGATCTTCGCGAACATCGGTCGACGACAGCGTTCTCGATCGTGCCGCCGCCGTGGGAGGAACACCGCTTTTTCGACCGGACGCGGCAGTTCGTCGCGCGAAGATTGTTCGGGACACATCCACCAACGGAGAAGCGCGTCGAACGGATTCACGCTCGCGTTTGA
- a CDS encoding DUF7568 family protein, which produces MPRITNWTRESRTPTLVYRNTETGARAVLHRAPDSYAYKWRAAILVDGYPIWSRGFETKEATSFRDVLRDRPAPELSCSECPNDDVIIGQKSAAGAKVKRWFDCPDCGYEAPSKIVYGAER; this is translated from the coding sequence ATGCCCCGAATCACCAACTGGACACGAGAGAGTCGAACACCCACGCTGGTATATCGAAACACGGAGACTGGAGCACGAGCGGTCCTACATCGTGCCCCGGACTCCTACGCGTACAAGTGGCGAGCAGCGATCCTCGTCGACGGCTATCCCATCTGGTCACGAGGCTTCGAGACCAAAGAAGCGACCAGCTTTCGGGATGTACTTCGGGACCGACCAGCCCCCGAACTCTCGTGTTCAGAGTGTCCAAACGACGATGTCATCATCGGCCAGAAATCTGCTGCTGGTGCGAAGGTTAAGCGATGGTTCGACTGTCCTGACTGTGGTTACGAAGCGCCCTCGAAGATCGTCTACGGCGCAGAACGCTAG
- a CDS encoding DUF5789 family protein yields MSDRSREQGVDLGDLHEKLETHEYPASKEGLLEAYRDHELEFGDGRATFADLLEPLNQGIYDSEMEVKQTIMNMVGDEAIGRKNYSDRTPPAPGEDRQDEGAPDQEGLRHQESF; encoded by the coding sequence ATGAGCGACCGCAGCCGAGAGCAAGGCGTCGATCTGGGCGACCTCCATGAGAAGCTCGAAACTCACGAGTACCCGGCGAGCAAGGAGGGCCTGCTCGAGGCCTACAGGGATCACGAACTCGAGTTCGGCGACGGACGGGCGACGTTCGCCGACCTCCTCGAACCGCTCAATCAGGGCATCTACGACTCCGAGATGGAGGTCAAACAGACGATCATGAACATGGTCGGCGACGAGGCGATCGGACGCAAAAACTACAGCGACCGAACGCCGCCCGCCCCCGGCGAGGACCGCCAGGACGAAGGTGCACCCGATCAGGAGGGTCTGCGCCATCAAGAGTCGTTCTAA